A stretch of DNA from Campylobacter sp. MG1:
ATCAAAAAAGATGAATTAAACGATGAGCAAAAAGGCTTTTGTGAAAAACTAAGCAAAATATTAGAAAATGATGTAAAAGAAGTAGTTTTATCTAATTCTTTAGAAAGCTCATTATCAAGCTTAGTTTATGATACTAAAGACCAAGAATATATGATGGCTAAAATGATGGCTCAATTTAGCGGAGAAAAAATGAATGCTAAAGGCGTTTTACAATTAAATGCAAAACACGAATTAGTAGCAAAACTAATAAACGAAAATAACGAAGATAGCCTTAAAAATCTAGCATTTATAGCTTATGGCACCGCAGCACTTGCTCAAGGCTTAGAATTTGCTAAAGTTAGTGAGTTTAACGAAGCTGTTATAAATCTAGCTAAAAAAGCGTTTTAATGCAAGAAAACAAAGCCTATTTAAGCGAACAAATAATTACTTATTTAGGCAATAAACGCTCATTATTAGGCTTTATTGAAAAAGGCGTAAAATATGCAAAAACCGAGCTTAAAAAAGATAAATTAAGCTCGGTTGATTTGTTTAGTGGCAGTGGCATTGTCGCAAGATTTTTAAAACAACACTCAAGCTATTTAATAGCAAATGATTTAGAAAGTTATAGCAAAGCAATCAACGAATGCTATTTATCAAATATTGATAATAATTTTTATAAAGAGCTTGAAATAGAGCATAAAAAACTAAAAGAGCAAATCATTAATAATTTTAATGAAAACGGCTTTATAAGAGAGCTTTACTCTCCTAAAGATGAGCTAAATATCACTCAAAATGATAGAGCTTTTTATACAAATTATAATGCTAGTTATATTGATACGGTAAGATTATTACTAGAAAATCACAAATATAAAAAATACTTTTTAGCACCACTTTTATATGAAGCTAGTGTAAAAGTAAATACAAGTGGTGTTTTTAAAGGCTTTTACAAGAATAAAAACGGCATAGGAGAATGGGGCGGAAGTGGCAAAAATGCTCTTAGTAGAATTATTGCTAATATTGAATTAGCAATGCCTATTTTTTCAAACCATAATGTGCCTTTTAATGTGTTTTGGCAAGATGCAAATGTTTTAGCAAATGAGCTTGATTGTGATTTATGCTATATTGACCCGCCTTATAATCAGCATCCTTATGGCTCAAATTATTTTATGCTAAATCTAATTACAAATTATATTAAACCACAAGATATTTCTAAGGTTTCAGGTATTACAAAGGATTGGAATAAAAGCGTTTATAATTCTAAAAAAACAGCTAGCGAAAGCTTTTTTGAGCTAATAAACAATCTAAAAGCAAAAATAATTTTAATCTCATATAACAACGAAGGCATAATAAGTGAAGATGAATTTAAAAACACTCTTTTAAAATTTGGTAGCTTAAATATATTAGAGCAAAAATATAATACCTTTAGAGCAAGTAGAAATCTAAATAATCGTAAAATCCATGTAAAAGAGATTTTATATATCCTTAAAAAATACTAATTAAAGAGGTGATAATTATGAAAAAAAGATATTCTTTTTTAAAAAATGCAAGCTATGCTATAGCAGGTATTAAAAGAGCATTTAAAGAAAGTGCATTTAAGTTAGAATTATTTTGTGCTTTACCATTTTTATTATTTGCTATTTTATATGATTTTGACATATATGATAAAATTTTATTAATATTTAGTATAGTGTTGGTTTTCATATCAGAATGTTTTAATACTGCTATTGAATGTGTTGTTGATTTAGTTACTAAAAAATACGAGTTATTAGCAAAAGAGGCTAAAGATTTAGCGTCTGCTGGAGTATTTTTAACTATTTGTATGGCTATTTTTGTATGGATTATGATTTTATACAAGGAATTTTTATGAAAGTTAGTGAAATTTATAATTATTTAAATGAGTTAAGCCCATTTGAAATTCAGGAGAGTTGGGATAATAGTGGAATATTATTAGAAAATAATGGTTTTTGTGAAAGAATATATTTAAGCTTAGATTTAGATTATCAGCAAGTTAAACAATTTAAAAATAATTCTTTAATAATAACTCATCATCCATTGATTTTTAAGGGTTTAAAGAATATAAAAAATGATTATGTAGGTAATATTTTAAAGGAATTAATAATAAAAAATTGTGCATTGATATCAATGCATACAAATTATGATTTGAGTCACTTAAATAAATATTTTGTTGAAAAAATTTTAGAAAAAGAGATAATAAAAAATGATAATTTTTTATTGTATTTTAAAAATGATTTTTCTAATATATATGAGTTGTGTGATTATTTAAAATCTAAGTTAAATTTAAAAAATATTACTATTAGTTTAGCTAAAAATATGAAAAATTCTGAATTAATTGGTGTTTGTACTGGTTCTGGCATATCACTAGCATCAAATTTAAATAGTAATATTTTTCTTACTGGTGATATTAAATATCATGATGCATTAATGCTTAGTGAAAATGATATTAGTGTAATAGATATAAGGCATTATGAGAGTGAAATATGTTTTGCTAATTCTTTATATGATAATTTGCAAAAATTACCAATAGATATTATAATGTGCCATTCAAAGAACCCATTTTTAGATTATTAAGGACACATATAATGAACAAACATTTATCCCAATTAATTGAATTGTCAAAATTAGATAAAGAAATTGATAGTTTTTTACCACAAATTGAAAGTGTAAAGAGAGAATCAATTTTATTAGAAGAACAAATTAAACATTTAGAGCATAAAAATAATAAATTAGAAAATGTAATAAGTGAAATAAATGAGTCTAAAGTAAGGGTGGATAATCATATTGCACAATTTTCTAACAAAATTAATGACATAGCTAAAAAAGTTAACTTAGTAAAGTCTAATAAAGAGATAGAGGCTTTAAAATTAGAGGAAGAAATAGCAAGGGAACAATTATATACTGCTAATCTTGAAATAGAAAGATTAGATAAATTATTATCTTCTAAAAATGAAGAAATTCAAGAAAATAATAAACAAATTTCAATATTAAAAGATAATTTATTAATAGCTATAAACAATCAAAAATCATCCCTTGATGCTATTGAGGAAAAAAGAAAAAATATTTATGTTAAAAAAGATTCTTTGGCTAGTGAAATAGATAGCAAAGTTTTTAGTTTTTATGAAAAAATTAGAAAATGGGCTAAAAATACATCTGTAGTTCCTGTAAAAAAACAAGCTTGTTATGGTTGTTTTATGCAATTAA
This window harbors:
- a CDS encoding DNA adenine methylase → MQENKAYLSEQIITYLGNKRSLLGFIEKGVKYAKTELKKDKLSSVDLFSGSGIVARFLKQHSSYLIANDLESYSKAINECYLSNIDNNFYKELEIEHKKLKEQIINNFNENGFIRELYSPKDELNITQNDRAFYTNYNASYIDTVRLLLENHKYKKYFLAPLLYEASVKVNTSGVFKGFYKNKNGIGEWGGSGKNALSRIIANIELAMPIFSNHNVPFNVFWQDANVLANELDCDLCYIDPPYNQHPYGSNYFMLNLITNYIKPQDISKVSGITKDWNKSVYNSKKTASESFFELINNLKAKIILISYNNEGIISEDEFKNTLLKFGSLNILEQKYNTFRASRNLNNRKIHVKEILYILKKY
- a CDS encoding diacylglycerol kinase — its product is MKKRYSFLKNASYAIAGIKRAFKESAFKLELFCALPFLLFAILYDFDIYDKILLIFSIVLVFISECFNTAIECVVDLVTKKYELLAKEAKDLASAGVFLTICMAIFVWIMILYKEFL
- a CDS encoding Nif3-like dinuclear metal center hexameric protein; its protein translation is MKVSEIYNYLNELSPFEIQESWDNSGILLENNGFCERIYLSLDLDYQQVKQFKNNSLIITHHPLIFKGLKNIKNDYVGNILKELIIKNCALISMHTNYDLSHLNKYFVEKILEKEIIKNDNFLLYFKNDFSNIYELCDYLKSKLNLKNITISLAKNMKNSELIGVCTGSGISLASNLNSNIFLTGDIKYHDALMLSENDISVIDIRHYESEICFANSLYDNLQKLPIDIIMCHSKNPFLDY
- a CDS encoding zinc ribbon domain-containing protein, whose translation is MNKHLSQLIELSKLDKEIDSFLPQIESVKRESILLEEQIKHLEHKNNKLENVISEINESKVRVDNHIAQFSNKINDIAKKVNLVKSNKEIEALKLEEEIAREQLYTANLEIERLDKLLSSKNEEIQENNKQISILKDNLLIAINNQKSSLDAIEEKRKNIYVKKDSLASEIDSKVFSFYEKIRKWAKNTSVVPVKKQACYGCFMQLNSKTYSLVLKGDDIINCPHCGRILYIEE